The nucleotide window aaatcttaaaaaagaagtaaaacattattataaaaaattaaatcttctgTTTTAAGATGagctcatttaaaatattctgaggATATCCCTAggcagtgtggctcagcagattcaatgttggcctgcaaaccaaatggtcacaggttcgatgcccagtcagagcagatgcctgggttgcaggccaggtccccagtaggggacgctcaaggggcaaccacacattgatgtttctctccctctttttctccttcccttctcctctctaaaaataaataaatacaatctttaaaaaacattttgagggTAGATCGAATGCTGTTAGTGAACTTCAACAGATTGTTAATTCCTCAGTTacagtggattttaaaaaatattatatgaaatagatGGGTGACTACAgctaagaaatactttttttcttaattttaatccATATTACATCACAGACATTCTACCATTGTATTTTGATAGTGTTTGGGGTGTGAATTTCTTACGAAGTAGTAAAATGCATGCAACTTTCTATAGGTGACTCTTGCAATGCAGGAAAGATTTAGATACATTTCTAATGAAATACTATCGAATTGGCAGTGGGAGAGGTGATTAGGAAGAGATTCCCTTTAAGAGCTCACTATGAATGTGTGTAATTCCTCACAAAGGTGTGAGGCACAGACTATAACAGAGTGCCTTGTATACTTTAGGGCACTCATAGACAGCTCTTCCTATATTATTATACGCAGATTCCACAGTGGTAAGAAAGACTGTTCTGCAAATGGAAAGTGTCTTATCGAATCTCATTGACTTTAATACAAACCAGGAGACGTCCAGTACTGTAGTATAAACTGCCAGAGAAAACCATTTCTCACGCTTgagcaaaattaaaatcactataTGTCAACTAGATTTTTTTCACTGTagcttattttcaaaattttttgaatgatttttttttctctgctgtgttttcattccttccctggtAAAATATGTATTAGCAACATGTAATCCACTCTTTAACTGTGAGTATGCAAATTAATAATGTCTGGGTTTTGCATCTTACTTGGCCTATCCTCCCCTTCTAAACAATAATTAATTTGGTGTAAACACATATACTAGTCCAGTGAATGCATTCAAAGTGCATTTAATGATTGTGTACACTGTCAGCACATGCTGCCAGCCTGCCCGGTGGGTTTATGGTTCACTAGTGTGCCACTTAAACGCCTGGTGACTACCAAACGTTCCAGTTCGGCGAGGTTGTATTCCACCACCCTGAGGTTTACCACTACTAGTTTGTCCACAACCTCGGAGCTCGGGGAATTAATTAAGGTGTCCCGAGAGAGGCGGATGACTGTCACACTGTTGTCACCATCGCTGTTAGCTGACTCAGTCACAGAAGATGGTCTCACTAGTAGGAAAGCAGTCGAGTTTGATGATGTTTCACCAGTGTGTCTCTGTAAGGAAAACAAATTACACACATGTAGTTTACTGAGTTTAGCAATTTACAAATACTACCAAATAAGAACATGCTCAGTCTTGGTTATGAAAATGAACTGACTGTCCTCCCTTAAGAAATGCagattaggccctggctggcgtagctcagtggattgagcgcgggctgcaacaCTTTggtaagtgtcgcaggtttgattcccagtcagggtacatgcctgggttgcaggccatgacccccagcaaccgcacattgatgtttctctctctctatctccctcccttccttctctaaaaataaataaataaaaatctttttaaaaaatgcagattcaaAATCTGTTGAAAGACTACACTGATTTGGAAATGTGCTCTTCCCATCCAGACTGAGGGGAAAATGTGGGAAGGTGACCTTTTAACACTAAATGCCGTATTCTCACCTGACATGTCCTGGGCAGTGCAGTAGGTCTGTATTTGGGCCCTGTCTGACCCTTACCTAAAAGGACTTCGTTTGCAAATTTAAATAGCACCAGGAATATCACATTTTGACCTGAACTGTTTGTGAATGCCCCTAAAGTTATCATCAAGATGggtgaaaaggaaaacacagaggaagaagaggctCCGAGGTTGTGGACAAACTAGTAGTGGTAAACCTCAGGGTGGTGGAATACAACCTCGCCGAACTGGAACGTTTGGTAGTCACCAGGCGTTTAAGTGGCACACTAGTGAACCATAAACCCGCCGGGCAGACTGGCAGCATGTGCTGACAGTGTACACATAGGGGCAGTAGAAGCCAGAGAAACATAGGGGGAAACAGAAACATAGGGGCAGTAGAAGCCAGAGAAGAAAAGTGAGATGGTACAGATTCTTTTTAACAAACTTCGAAAACATTGAATTCACTGGGGTGACAGTGCTAAGTACAACTGTACAGGTTTCAAGGGTGCCACCCCACAACacaccatctgcacactgcacCGCCTGCCCACCGCCTCCAGTCAAGCTTCCCTCcgccaccgcccctcccccctccacctccccacttcccccctcaACCGCTCCCTGCAGCGGCCCCAACAACCAGAGGTGGTGCTGCAGAGCGGACACGTGAAGCTGTGCTTTCCGAGTGGGTGGAAAACTGACCATATCATTAGTGAGTGGGGCCTTTTTACAACACATCACAGCTATCGAATCACCGGCCAAGATGAGAGAAGTGTGGACGTAAAGAATAAACATCGGGGGCTCTTGCAAGAGAAAAAGGGGAATGAGGTGCCCTCCCCTTACCCTAGTTTTACCGTTTTACCATCTTCCTAGTTTCTTAGATGACCTCCCACGCGTATCTTCCCCTAGCTTCATGTCTTTCCAATCTCTCTGATACACTTTACCTGACAGTCACGGGGCCAGAAGACCAGCAGGAAGAGGCACACGAGGCAGCCCAGGAGGAGCAACAGGATGCTCATGGCTGCTCCTCGGCCTCTTCTGCGTCTCGGGCACCGGGCGGGCAGGGGCCGCTAGCCTCCGGAGGTCCGGGCCAGCGGCCAGCGTGCTCAGCTTCCGGACTGCCTGGCGCCACTGGGGGAGCCTCAGCGCCCTGCGTTCCACCCTGGAGGGCAGGTGACCTCACAGTGGAGCAGAACGTGCAGCCCCACGCCACAATCGGAGGCTGCAAACTCCCGTCTCCAGGAGACCAGGCGGCAGTGGTTCGAGAGGAGAGCCAGGGCCGGACTGGTGAACCCAGGCTTCCCGGGGAGCCGAAACATGGTGGAAGTGCCGACTCAGACTGGTTAaatgcagcatttaaaaaatgctctttcgtcttttctttcttccttttaaagataTGTTTGCCTCTGCTGCAACTATTCCATTATTCATTTCAAACACAAGTTCAACACCAACATACAAACACACTGTAAAAAGTAGTTACGTAAGACTTTCCCAGAAACCTCTTGATGCTCTGGTTCCCACGTTAGGCCTCACTCCAACCCTATGGCACTGAGATAATTATGCACATCCGTGTCGCTGCACAGCGTAAACAGTGATTCAAGAGACCTCTCCCCATGTAATTCCCACAGTATTTTGAACTACAGGTGTTTCCAGTATTCTGTCTCATTTTGGAAATGCAGAAACAGATTGAGGTGGCAAGTAAAGTCCTTTGAAACTAGAAGCAAAACAGGACCTCACGTCCACAGGGTTCAATCCAGAGGtaaaccccccccccacccccttctcttgCCTTCACTCCCAGCCCAGCACCCTCTCCTGCACTGCTGACTCGAGGGTGTCACACTTTCCGCATGGGGAATCCAGCACTACAGTCggaagaaaatagataaaaactaacaggtataagaaacactgtactaGACAAGTTACACATTTCCAAGAAATTTAGATAAATGTACAAGGTGAcactgaagcaaaaaaaaaaaaattgccaggGTAATTTCAAGATGAGTATCAAACTGCAGCCCCCCAACTGCTGGGGGAATAACTTTCATTTCACATAGACATGATGGAGAGGAATGGCATGTGCAAGCTTTTCATATCAAACTTACTTCCCAATTATGAGTTCAAAGCTTAGAGGTTTATTTATTCACTAGGTATGGATTGTACTCCCAAGTAAAGGGTGGGCACTGTGGTGTATTCCTTTTATTGTCGATCTTCAGGTTTGCCCAGCTTTTACTTATCGTAAGGATGGACTAGCATCTTCCAAGCTTGTTGCATAGTGGACTGGAAACCAGAAGTCTCAAAGATTTTTGCATCCGCATTCATAAAGATAGTGCTCTgtattgttcttttccttctttttctcttttgcagtGCCTTTGGCTGGCTTTGGTATcgggataatgctggcttcagaGAAGGCATGAGGAAGCCTTCCACCCCCTCCGATTTTTGGAAGACTTTGAGGACTGATGTTAATCACTTTCGATATTTGGTAAAACTCACCGTTGTTGCCATCTTGCCCAGGACTTTCCTTGGTTGGAAGTTTTGATTACTGATTAAATCTCCTTGCTAGTGATAgctatattcatattttctacttcatcatgattctgtttttgtgcattgtgtgtttctaggaattttttattGCATCTAGGTTATCCAATTGTTGGGGCATGAGTGTTTGTTCATAGTACTTTCTTATGATCCAGTTTGTTTCTGTAAAATCAACATTAATGtccaccatttttaaaatttttgttatttgtgccttttctatttttcttagtccagctctttattgttttgttctcctctatttcctttatttctgctctaatatttattattcccATCTTTCTGCTGACATTgggtttactttgttctttttctggctcTGTGTTTAGACACTGAGTTTAGGTGGCTGGGGAGCACAGACCTCTGCTCTGTGCCGTCCAGGCGCTGTCCACAGCTGGGCCTCGAGTCTGCACCTGCACATTCCTGCAGCTCCTCAGAGTCTTGTGGACAATGACCGAGGAGACAAACCACGCAGGAAAcatgtagcaaaaagaaaaaaaatacataatatgaaATGTGTGGTGTgtacaaaaaaaaactagacagTTTTTCGCTTCTTGGGTTCTAGTTTTCTCTGTAAGAAAACAAGGTTTCCTTGTTTGGTTGGTTCTTTGGTAAAGGTGAATGGGTGCATTTGGACTAGGGACAATGAGCATATGGGAGGTAATGAATATAacttatgtttttgtttattagaagaattttatactttcctcaaaataatttcaacatggcttatacattgttttatttaatattgataaagttaattatcttttgaaaataagaTGGGAACAGCATTATTACATAACttgtacatttacatatatgtctgaacacacacacatacagttaTGTTAAGGTTAGAAATAAAGGTGGCTTATGAATTCTTTACTGGGAATCATCATATGAATGGTGtaccaaaaatgaaatgagaatttgAGATTGCTTTCTGCTCAAAGACCAACTTATTCTGTCCACAGAGTACAGGCACTTTTTcttcttgatatattttgttaACTCTCTGTACTTCTAGCATATATTAAATTACCTTTTAAAGTTTCTTatgtttggccctggctgctgtggttcagtggattgagtgctggtccgTGAACtacagggtcaccggttcgattcccaatcagagcacatgactgggttgcaaatgcaggccaggtccccagtagggggcacctgagaggaaac belongs to Phyllostomus discolor isolate MPI-MPIP mPhyDis1 chromosome X, mPhyDis1.pri.v3, whole genome shotgun sequence and includes:
- the CT83 gene encoding kita-kyushu lung cancer antigen 1 — translated: MSILLLLLGCLVCLFLLVFWPRDCQRHTGETSSNSTAFLLVRPSSVTESANSDGDNSVTVIRLSRDTLINSPSSEVVDKLVVVNLRVVEYNLAELERLVVTRRLSGTLVNHKPTGQAGSMC